GGTTACGTTGATCTGTCACAATATGTGACCATGCTTCCTCATCTGATTGGTGATTGATTCACTCATTTGTGATGAATGGAAATTCCCCTCcatgaatgataagtgaaatgtAAAAACTTTGAAGAACTACAATGAATGAATTGAATGCATATCCTTGTGACTATACCCAATACATTGCCTACCCCTATATCTctatcatacagtatgtaacTCACGTCAATGTTATCCCCCAGTATCACCACTACAGGAAGCAGAGTGTCCTGGGACTGAGAGGGTCTCTGATTTCCCTGAGCAGACAGTGGTTATCATGGGACAGGACAGCTTGACGAGTGGAGCTGGAGCCATGGTTCTCCAGGAGGGAACAAACTGCCAGACTCCCGACTGCAACTCCAACCTGCCTGTCCCTTCCACTGAGGAGGGCACCACCATACTGGTCACAACCAAGACAGTACAGATCTTTAACCACACAGATGACATTACAGAGGGAAAGACATTGGGGTTGTGGAGGTCTGGCTTTGCAGCTTGATGtctcttaccccccccccccacacacacacacacacacacacactgcttgccATAGAAAGTGAAAACTATCAATGAATGTGTTTGAAAACAAGTGAATGTTTAACAGAGATTATAGTAATGAACTACAGATCCCACcaccccctaccctaccctatcatATGACAACAGTGTGTCTGGTCATGTGACCGGCAGTGCCGACGATGTTTCGCTTTGCAGGCAGTGGCacaataaatgtattttattacaATTGAATGATTATCCAGagctactacagtccagtcactGAAACTACAACTGCTTCTGGGTTTGTAAATCAAACATT
This region of Oncorhynchus tshawytscha isolate Ot180627B linkage group LG25, Otsh_v2.0, whole genome shotgun sequence genomic DNA includes:
- the LOC112224418 gene encoding tumor necrosis factor receptor superfamily member 17 — encoded protein: MSEGQCGLGYYYDGLVEECKQCYLRCNSPPRVCTTYCTQSSESKAPEPFNIRLTLVWLFVFLCAFTTLLLLLQVLRKKTCRRFPRNKLSPLQEAECPGTERVSDFPEQTVVIMGQDSLTSGAGAMVLQEGTNCQTPDCNSNLPVPSTEEGTTILVTTKTVQIFNHTDDITEGKTLGLWRSGFAA